CCTTGAGGTCAATGCTGCGGTTGGACAGGCGACCAGCCACCGAAATGAGTCCCACGTGTCTGTTGGGTTAGAGGTTCCTAACATAGCCTCCAGCTTATGGCCGAACTATTGTTATACATACACCTTCAAAAGATTTCTAAGAAAAAATATCACGCGCAGAGTATCGACTAGTGTTACAAATTCCTGCGACATATCTGAATTGCACACCGTATAATCCTTGCCGTATAGAAATGGGCTTTGATATTGTACCTGGAAAAGATAGCTATAAAGAATTTGAAGGAAAACAATAAATAATTTGTTtccaacatccaaaacaaattcaGAACAACAAAGATTGGTATATCTGTCAGTTTGAACAACAAAAAAGAACGTATGTGCCCATTGGCTAGCTCCATGCATGCCTCGCTAATTAAGGCCAAACCGAAGCTACAGACATACTATGTACATAAACAGAGTGACCGAGTTAAGGATGCACATGCTCATAGCTCATCACGGCATCGGGAAGAAGACCGGCCTGCGCCTGCATGCCACCGTACTCCGACGACCGGTGTGCCACCACCGAGGCGGCGGTACTGGGCGGTGCGCACATGCGCCCATAGACGTCGGTACCGGCCGGGAAAAAGCCACGATGTTGATGCTGGAGCACGTCGAGCGAGTAGACGGTGTCGACACCAGTGCCCATCAGCATGCGCGAGCCACAGTGGGCGGCGACGGGGCTCGGATGCGCGTGGCGACCCTCGTAGGTGGTGACGACCGTGGACGGGTCCTGCTGTGACCGCTCCACCAGCTTCTTCACCCCGCACTGCGCCGCCGTGCACCGGTAGTAGCTCCTGCGCACGTGCATTGCTACTATCAGTAAATTGTCTTGTCCGGTATATAGCTGTCTGACTGTGCAGGATGCATACATATTTGTTCAGTCTGATGCTAGCTAGATTGCTTAACTGCTACtccatccgtttctaaatataagtctttttagagatttagagatttcaatatgaactacgtacggatgtatatagacgtagctTAGATTGTAGATTTACTTATTTTACTCCATATTTAGTCTATATtacaatctctaaaaagacttatatttatatttaggaacggatggagtagtacGTATATATGCATGCCCCAATGAGTGAACacgatttttattttatttttttagatcagtGAACATGATACTTGATGAACGCGCCGGGCAGATGTTACACATGCTGTGGTCGATTTTGCGCGCTGTACAATCTTCCCTGTAGAATTCACGAAGGTAAATATTCCGAGCAAGACCGTGTTGCTCAAACTTAAAAATATGCTTGCGCAACGAAAAATACAAGTATATGATTATGACGGTTACTGCAATATATACCAAACGAGGAATGTGTGCGGGAAATAAGAAAAGATGTGCATGTCCATAGATGTACCTTGGGAAGGAGCTGTTCTTGACTGCCTTCTGGCCGTACTTGCGCCAGCGGTAGCCGTCGTCGAGGTGGTCGACCTCACTCTTGGTTGCGAATGCCACACGGGAGCCAcgcggcttcttctccctcttcccctccttcgtcttcttcttctcgcTCCTGCGTCAGTCAGTGGATCAGCACAATGAGGAACGTCCTTGGCGATTCTTAATCATGTGTACATGAGTAGATGATTTTGTTTGGTAACCAATCACTAGGATATAACTGACTAAGAACAAAGTACTAGGACTTCTTTTCTGACATAAGATCCTCTCTTTTTATTGGTCAGTAATAATTGTTGCATCGTTAAGCAAGCGGGGGACAAGAAGTGGAGTTGTGCAATCTCCTGTGGAGGCTATCTTCATAGTTTGTTCTTTCATGATGTATTGGGCAGGTCTATACTCAAAGGCGCGGATAAGGATGTGTTCCAAGGAGGGGTTCGAGTGCTGCTGAACGAGGCTGGGATGCTCGCTCGACAGTTGAACCTGGCAGCTGCTGGGTGTGGGACACATAGCTGGCGGTTGATCTTTCATTTCTCCCTCTCGCACTCTTTTGGGTGTGGGTTATGTGATCCCTTGGTTAGTGTTGATCCTCATGTGAAGACTTTCTGCTGCCTGGTTTTTGTCCCCGTAATGAGTGTTTCGATATCGAGCACCCGTGGAGGGTCTCCTTGTAATGCACCAACTCGCTTCCCTCTATTTCGCTCTTCCTGGTCTTGCTTGTATGTCTCTGCCGAACTTTGCATTTCCGTTAACCAATTAATGGAAACGGGATGCCTGGTTGAAAAAAAAGGGACAAGAACTGGATGCTCATCCGCCATCGAAGCACAAGTAGGAGCCCTCCATCTGAGCTAGCTCATGCACTTCAAAATTTCCTTCTCTGTTATGATGATAAAAGATAGTGCGAGGAAAACCATAAGCTAGGTGATAACAATCAGCCACAGCAACACCCATCAATCATTCACCATTATTCATATTCTCAATTAAGAAGAGCTAAGAACTTTCGCCAAAAAAGGAACAACATGGAACTAAACAAGAGGGTTGCCCGGATAGCTATCTAGTGCCGCGCTGTTCAATCATTGCAAGTTGATCTACATTGAGCGGCATATTCTTCCTTTGCTACCTAGGGAACAGATAGGATAAGATTTGTTTGTTTGGAATGATAGGTAGGTGGGAAGTTGACAGATGGCGAACCCTAAATCCCATTGTTTACATCTCACCTCACGCGATAATGCCACGTGCGGCATGATCTTTGCGTTCAGAGCAGAGTTTTGGGTACCGCCCGGACAATTCGGATACCGCCTGGTATCCGCATTTCCCAGTACCCCACGAGAAATCAACTTCCCAtgcaaaaaaattctgaaattttgaatttgaatcaattttggatgaaatttgttcagattcataaaTCGTCCGAAATCTGCGCGGGATTTCGTGGTAACCGTGGTATCCGAGTTTCTCGATGACCTACGAGAAAAAAGTGTACCTCGGTATTCAAAACCTTGGTTCAGAGCGGCCGAGAGTATCAATGGAGAGATGGAGACCGATATCGATCTGGCAAGAACACATACCAGTGGATGGATCTACACTTGTTCCCTGTATTCGACCAAGCATATGCACGCATGTGATTGATGATCGACGGACAAGAAATCCAGCAACATCGAGCTGGATTTAATTAGCACACGGATGCATCGAGATCGAATATCCATCCTAATAAAATGGCGCACGTACCTGCAGCTGCCATGATCGGCCGATCTATCCTCGTCTCCCTCCTCCGGCGATGGACTGCCTCTCTTGCACCCGTGGGACTCggcccccgccgcctcgccggacgtcGACGAGTTGGGCGTGACCGGAGTCGCTACCGCGCCGATCGCGTCTCTCATCGTCGGGTAGCACGGAGGTACGTCCAGGTGCTTGGCGAGCTCCGCGGGGTCGAGGAGCCCGTGCAGGTAGTCGGTGATGCTGGAGTAGGTCGACGGGATGAcaccaccaccgtcgccaccgccgCATGCTGATTGACTCTGGAAGAAGACGTGGTCGCCGTAGATCTGGCCGCCGCCGAGGTCTCCTCCGCTTGCTGCTGCTGATCCGGACATGGAGTGGTGCACGCGAGGTTTGGGAGCTGGTGAGATGGAGGCCGAGCGTTGAATGGGAGACGAGGGGAAAGGCCGGCAGGCGTTCAACTGAGGTGCACAAAATGCGTCTTTGCCCCTTTGGGGAGCTGCAAAGCAAGATACGACTACGACCTTAACCTTTGGGAGGAAACTTGTGTGCTCGCACGCGCGTGGTATTAAAGTATACTTCTTGTAGTAGTACGTGCTTGAATTAGCCTAAACATTGGTGAGCACAGTATTTTCGTACGGGATATGGAGGGAGGATGATCGATCCCCATCCTGCCTCGAGATATTATCATGTGTACACGCGTCTCCAGCTGCGCGTTTTATTCATTTTCCATGCGAAATGTGCGTGTTTTCGGGCGGTACACGTACACGAATACACTCCCTGTGCGTACGCACGTTGATGGGGTTGGTAGGCGTTGGGGTTGGTACGCGCTTTGTTTTTTCCTTGAGGATCTTACATGTATATTTATATTTATAGGACACGACCAGGGAGCACACGTGTGCTCCTTAGCGTTCCCGAGCACACACCCAAAAAAGGTAAATTTTGTTCTAATGCTATGATGCAAAATTCACTCCAAAATAGGAAAAGATCTTGTCCCATATGCAATTATTATGTGTGTTTAAAATTTTTTAAAAGTCATAACTTTTGATCGGAGCATCAAAATTACGATCCGTTTTCACCGCTAGATTCTTGGCgacgagctcttcaaaactagatcccatatcgaTATGTTTCGACAAACTTTTTTTCCTCGGGCAATTTTGATGCCACGAAGAGGCAACTTTTGTACTACAACAAGCAACTTTCGGTTAGGTTGTTTATCACATCATTCAGATGTTCTTTTGAGTTGGCTACGATGACTACCAAATTGCCTATCATCATCTGTAAGTTGCCTACCACGACTACCTATCAACTTTGGTGTTATATGAAGCACCTTGTTGGTCGGTTGCCTGTCATGACTACCTATCCACTCAATGCTCTTATAAAGTTGGCTATCATGACCGTCAAGTTGCCTAGTGTCACCTAGGAAGATgcttttgacgaactttttttctcAAGCAACTTTGCTGCCACAGAGAGGCAACTTTTGAACTACAGTAGACAACTTTCGGTTAGGTTGTGTATCATGATCACCTATCATCCTAATTTTTTTTGAGTTGTCTACGATGACTATCAAATTGCCTAACATCACCTATAAGTTGCCTAGCGTCAACTATGAAGTTGCTTTTGGCGAACTTTTTTTTCTCAAGCAACTTTTGTGACGCGGATAAGGCAACTTTCTGTTAGGTTGTGTATTATGGTCATCTATCATCCCAATATTCTTTTGAGTTCGCTATGGCGACTACCAAATTGCCTAGCATCACCTATAAGTTGCCTAGCGTCAATTATGAAGTtgtttttgatgaactttttctctcAAGCAACTTTGGTGCCAGAGAGAGACAACTTTtctataccactatatagtgtgAGAATGACTTTGAATGTAGACCATCGGATCGGCACATCCAATCACCAGAATGTGGCAAATCCCTACAACATGAGCCGTCGATTTCGGCATCCAACGGCTGAAAGGCATACTTATGTCGCTGTCCCATCATGCGCGCTTTATCAATGACAGACGAGATTGGAGAGTTCGAGAGATGCGTGGACTTCCTCAAAGAGGTGCGGACATAAATGTACTCCGTAGACCCATGGTAGTTCCAGAAAGTCCCAGAAAGCAAGGCGTTCATGGGCAAGACGTATGGTATTCATGGCCCTGCAGATCCAGAAAGCAAGACGTTCATGGGCGCGCTCAGATGGGTAAATGGGACAGATAGGAATTCCTTCATCCAAATCATGACGTAGTACGCCTGAATGAGTGGCTAAATGAGTGCTCACGGACCTCTAAAACGAAAAATTATACGCTTAAGAATGAAAAGAAAACTCATGGTAGGCGGTGGTAGTCTCAGGAAACTTGTTTCTAATTTAAAAAAGAAACTTGTTTCTAAAAAACATCAAATAATTGGAAACATGACATAATTATTTTCATACTATACACATATAAAAGAAAACGACACATGGAAGTGTATGTATAAAAGCATAATTGATATTTTTAATTAGTTGTTACAGATTTATCATGCATATTTTATACTTTATGAAATGCTAGCATGATTTGTCAGCATGCATGTCATCGCCGTGCGAAGCACGTGCCACTTACTAGTATACTACAGTAGGCAACTTTCGGTTAGGTTGTGTATCATGGTCATCTATCATCCTAATGTTCTTTTGAATTGCCTACAATGACTACCAAATTGCCTAGCATCACTTGAAAGTTGCCTACCCGTGACTACCTATGAACTTTGGTACTAAATGATGCACCTTGTTGCCAGGTTGCCTATCATGACTACTTATCAACTCAATGCTCTTATAAAGTTGGCTATCGTGACCATCAATTTGCTTAGCATCACCTATGAAATTGCCTTTGATGAAAAAAAATCTCAAGCAACTTTCGTGCCATGGAGGCAACTTTTGTATTACAGTAAGCAATTTTCGGTTAGGTCGTATATCATGGTGACCTATCATACCAATGTTCTTTTGAGTTGACTACGATGACTACCAAGTTACCTACCATCACCTATAAGTTGCCTACCAAACTTCATACCATCACTTTTGACGAATTAACTAGTACACATTATACAATGAAGGTGCTTCTGTGCGCCACTAAAGTTATCTTTCCATAACCAGAAAAGTTGCTTTGAAAGTGGTGTAAAATTTACCACCCCACATAACTTGGCCTCTTTCCCCTGGACAATAAAAGTGGTGTGAAGTTGTCAACCGCCCAAGCAACTTACCACTTGTCCATGTCTCTAGCAACTCATGCATGCGTCTCTGGCAAGTGGCCCTTGACCATATTTTCGTGGTTTTTTTTGTGCTTCTCTCATGCGTGCCCCTGCCCCCGACATCACCACTATCCCCGACCACGAAATCCCACCGTCATCCAAATCATCGATTCGCCCCCTCCAATCCATAGACGACTCGACctgacccccccccctccccctcacTCTCTTGTTGGGTCTCGGGAGTGGATCTCTAGGAAACTTGCGCAAGCATCTCGAGCAACTACCTATCATGTGTTGCGCTAGTTTTTGTGCAAAAAAAACACAACACTCTCGGGGATGGATCTCTGGGCAACTTGCGCCAGCATCTCTAGCAACTACTTATCACACGTTGGGCAAGTTTTTGGTGAAACCACATTACTCATGGGAGCGGATCTCTAGACAAGTCATGTCACTATCCGCAACTAACTATCGCGTGTTGGGCATGTTTTGGGCACTTCCCTCCAGAGACTCCTATTTAACCTCCCTATGGAACCTCAttgtggaacggaggaagtacatcggATGCTATTAGATTTTATACTGCCCAATCAATTAAAGTGTTGTGCTTATCCCGTGGATAGGTAGATGCGTTCATAAGTACGAACCAGATTCACACAAGTGATCTCTCCCTTCCCGCGTCCAGTTACAAAACAGACAAGGGACCAAGCTACGTCCATGAATTACCTCCTAATGTTCAACAATGACTCTGGAGATCCCCTGGTTGTATAGGAAACTTTTACTGAGTGATTTAGGCAAGTACTATTTATATTGAGGCAACTTACTCCATTGGCAATTGCAACTTGTGTGCAAATCACAACAATTTGCTGCTTAAATAATGCTACTGGTATAAAGTGCACAAATTTATTTACAGATTGCCTAACTTCACTGCATATGTAAAGAATTCATAATTCAATGGGCCATCACGTAGATTTTCGGGCAACTACCGTCTACCTAGTAAATGTTGGGCAAGTTTTGGTCAATAATAACACAATATGCAACAAATGATATCCTGGTATCCTTGAGTCATCACTTGTTCCTTGCGAGTTGACGTATCGGAGCAAACAGCACGTATGAGTATGGTTTATATTTCACATAAGTTGAGAGGCCTTACAGAAGTAGCTATGAGCACAACCGTACTGTCTTAACCTCTCAAAGTTTTACAGCAAAAGACTATCTATTTATGAACCGATTGAGAAACTGTTGATTCCAAGTCAACAATCTTGAAGAAATTGTTAAAATTTCTTGGAACTAAGAAAATAAAAATTATGTTTGGATAAGATAAATTTCGTATGCAACACATATAGTGAAGATACTACATCAGAAGCTATATGTTGAACCATGATGCTACTGATTAACTAGGATCTTGTTGCATAATTAATCACAGAGCTATTAAGCAGTTAAATCACACCTGAAAGGGAAAATTTGGTGTTCCAAAAGCAGAACGCAGCTCCGCCGGTGGTGAGCACCTTGTGGACTTCGAGCTATGGAGAATTGCACATTCACGCAAAGGATTGAGTCAGAAGCAGTAGTAATGGGCGAAATCCAAAATGGCACGTACATGATCTAGCTTACCTGAGAAGCAGTAGAAGTTTGGGTGTTTCAGTTTCAGTGTGAGCGAAAACACAAGAAGAGCAAAGCACACAGCCGTCGAGCGAGCGAGGAACACAGCCCATGATGCGGCACTCGGATAAGCCGTCGCAGGTGCAGCTGATTGACGCGGTCTGCGCGAACTTCCCGAACCAGTCCAGCTTCCCGCAGGGTTACCTTCGCGCCATACCCGAACCCGAGACCACAGCTTCAGGGCGGCCGTTGCGAGAGGAGGCGACGGATCGGCCCTTGGTGCCGGCGGACAACACGGACGAGCCGCTGCGGGCTGACCTGAGCACCAGATCGCCCTCCAGCGTGGGCTCCGTGGCGGCCGTCCCCGATGGAGCCACGACGGTCAGCTGACCCAAACTCCAGATCCTAGAAAGAGAGTTTAATTAACTCGGACCGTGGCACACCTGGCGATCGTGATTGCGGATCCGACGGCGCGCAGGCCTGTGCGCTCGGGACAACTAATCAGCGACGCGTGGGCAGTCCACGGCGGAGCAGTTCATCTTTCACCTCCCCCACCAGAATTCGTGGTCCGAGTACTCCGGCTCTAGCTCGCGCCGTGACCCAAATGGTGCCACATATTGGACAGTCGACACTGTGGAGCGCATGGGCTCTTGATCCGTCGGGGTCGTCCGCTGAGCCAAAGGCCGCTTTCTAGCGAAGATGGAGTTGAGCAAGTTGGAGAACCGCATGTCGGGGATGCCAGCCGAATGCAGTGGCGGTCATCGGCTTCTTTTTCCTCGCCATCTTCTCCGGAGTAGGGCGGCTCGCGCACCTAGTGGCTGGCGGCCAAGGCGGGCTTGTAGTAGTAGCAATGCAGGGCGGCCTCTTGCTGCTTCTTGGCCGCAGCTACGGCCCTTGCTGTTGTGGTTGTGTAGGCATTATCCGCCGACGCCAATCGTCGCCATCGTGCTTCTTGCTTTGGGGCATCCAAGGAATCACATATCGCGTGGagcggcatggagcggagggcagCAGGCGGCGTGACAATGATGATGTAGGGGAGGCAAGCTAAGCGTGAAGGGGAAAGCGAGTGGTAACAGTGGGCGGGCGTGTAATTTGTTGCCGGGACGGGCAACGTGTGGGTCATCAGAACGGGCGCGACATTTGTGTGGGTGGTCGCCCCGACGGTGATCAACAGCGATGACAGCGCACGTGACCCACTGCGACAGGCGTGTCCGACGTGCTCTCCATTGTTACCGGTGTGGTCGCTGCTCGCTGCATAGTAAGTGTTTGACGAAATGTATAAGCCAAATCGGTTAGAAAGTTAGCACACTACACATGGTCAATCACACATATacaaccctagatctagatctacCAACCATCAAATCCATTGATTTCACACAAAAAGGAGCCCAACTAGGGTTTGCATAAAAGCAATCAATGCCATCAAATAAGTTGATTCCGACCAACCAAAAAGAAGAGAGTGAGTGAGGTACCTTGAGTGATGCAAATGGCCTCAATCCACCGGAGAAAACTCAAGCAATGGAGATGAATTTGATGGAGCCTAGgatgggggagagagggggagaagggctGAGCTCGGAGGGAGAAGGGATTTGGGTGCGAAtgggtggcttgtggggcccacccAAGCCAACAGCCACTGGTTTTGAGCATGCCATACCCTACCGCCACCAGCTCTGGCGGTAGGTGACAGAACACTACCGCCACAGGCGCTAGCGGTAtgcacttatccacgtcagcaagCAGACGGCGCCGTCGACGTTGATCCGGTCCCTACCGCCACTCCTTGTGGCGGTAGGACGTTTGAGCCTACCGCCAGCTCGGGTTGCGGTAGGAAAAGGGTCAGATCCGAAAATAATTCCAGAGAGGGGTCAGATGCGGCTAAAAGAGGACAAAAGGGTCATAACAGTGAATTTTGCCGCGTGGAGCGGCATGGAGGAGGACAGTCGGCGGCATGACAATGATGATGTAGGGGAGGCAAGCTAAGCGTGGAGGGGAAAGCGAGTGGTAATAGTGGGCGGGCATATAATTTGTTGCCTGGACGGGCAATGTGTGGGTCATCAGAACAGGCGTGGCGTTTGTGTGGGTGGTCGCCCCGACGGTGATCGACAACACCGACAGCGGTGACAGCGCACGTGACCCACGGCGGCAGGCATGTCCGACGTGCTCTCCGTTGTTACCGGTGTGGTCGCTGCTCGCTGTATTGTAGGTGTTTGATGAGATGTATAAGCCAGATCGGTTAGAAACAGCTATCTCTTTAGAGAAGCAAAAGTACTTCCTTCAAAGGATACTCGGCCCGTATACTACTCAAAGTTTTAAGTTTTAGTGGACCAGTTAGAGGTTGTTCTTAGTTGTAGAATATCAAAAGGAGAAACTGGTGCAAAAACTTAGCTCCCGGATACTCCTCAAAATGAACATGCGTCGCAAGCTCGCCGGTCCAAGTCTCCGGAcggacgcacgcacgcacgcccaTGACAAGTGCGCACACGACCACACCGCTCGCCGTCAAGTAGGTAAGTGGAGTACATGTGTGTGCGTGGAGGTGGAGCCACCAGTGGAGTCGTCGGTGGCATTGGTGCCGCGTTGGTGGCACGTGGTCGTAATAAGGTAGGACCGTCGGTGCGTATGAACTGGGGCGTGCGGCGCCGCGATAGGACGAGCGCGACGTGCACGGGGGCATGCGGAGGCGACAACGTGCGTCCGGGGTCGATGGATGGAGCCGGAGTGGTACTCCTACGTGGTGGTGGGCCGTGGGCGGCGCTATATGCTCCACTCGATCGGTGTCCCGTGATCCGATCGATCATATATATCTACGTACGTCTTCCAGTCGTGTTCTGCACGGATTCCTTCCTGCAACGTGATGGGCGATGGTGCTTTCACGTCTGCTTTGGTCGTAGCGGGCTGCAACGTTGGTGATGGCCGTGCGCCATACTATTCTAAATATAAGACCTTCCAATCCATTCTTCTTTTTAGAATAGAAGCGCATTTAGTAGAGTCGTAACATATGAAAGAAAGGatcagttcttttggcggcttaccCAGCTTTTTTCATAAGCCGCATCTCTCATTTATTAAAGTTCTAaactagttatgggattactaatttAGAAGCCTCAACAAATTTTGagagcggcttattttttaagctgaaGAGAGGTAGCTTGTTTTTTAAGCTGAAGAGAACTAGTTAGGAGATAATCGATGTAAAACCTTGAGAACAATGTTGAATTACGCACCTTCATTCAATGTGTAAGGAACCACCAAAAGTGAGAGCGAACCAGGGAGTTGAGGACGTTGACACTACGAACAACCAAGAAGTACCATCTATGTTTGTTACCCTAAACTTGATAGGATTTTACTCTAGAAACAATGCCAAGTTATTTTGCTAGATCCGTAAACTCTCGATCACTATTTTTTAAAAGATATTTAAGGATAGTACAAACTCATCAGCAAGGGGGAGATAAGGAGCTTACCGTGTGGGTTGCCGGTGGAGCGTATGCCGGCCATGGAGAAAACCCCGACGGGAAGAGGGGTGGTGCTGCtgccgaagaagaagaaccggcCATTACGAGGGTCGCAGTCGTGTTCCTCGTCGCACGCCGGCTAGAAGATGAGGCTGGCGTCCTCGAGCTCCCCTCCCCTTGCACCGAACGCAGAGGAGAAAACCCTCGAATGAGTGGGGTCGGCGAAGAACAGAGGCGGCGGGGATTGAATCTCCGTTGTTGTTGAGCCCAAGACGACAAGCTCCCGCAACAGGTGGCGGAGTCGGAGATAGCGGCGGCGACGCTGCATTGGCCGGGGGCAGCAGCATGTTGCAGAAAGAGGACGGGGCACGGATTGCCGTCGAGAGATCCCGTGCGGAGGCGGGGGGGCGGCAATCCACCTCTTTTGGATGGGATTTGTTGCTGGCGATGAGGGGAGTGGGTGGGGCTTGGTGAGACGGCGGCTCTGCCATCAGAGAAAtcgaacagagagagagagggagagagagagcgtgAACTGGTGAGGGAGGTGGATGGGAAGGAGCATGGGGAGTTATGAGACGTCGCGTCGTCTCCCGCACTTCCCCAAGCGTGAAAGCGCTCGTCACGCGTGGCTCGCGAAAAACGGCTGATTCGGCTTTTCCTCTAGAGCCAGGCCCAGACCTGTTTTCAGATTCGTACTGGCCAAAAATCAGATGCAGCTCAAGCAACCAAATGGGCCAAATTCTTCATGCGCAGACCTGACTGGACCTAATGCAATCTACCAAACACATCCTAGATGTTTTTATTTGCCTTCCCCACATCCAAGGAGTACTACCCTACAAGTAGTCTTTGGTTGGCCTAGGGCAAGTCCAGCAGCTCGCAGTTCCATTGTATGTGACTTGCTTTGATCAGCGCAAGGTCCCTGGACCTGTACAGTCATAAAGCAAAACTAAAATAGTAGTAGGACTATCAATTAGCGGGATATATAGGAGTATATCATAATAATCATCAGACAGTTGAGAACCCGGTGTGTGGTCCGGTTGTACTGCCCTGAACTGCCCTGAACTGCTCTTCTTCTCCCTAGCCTTCGAGAACACCAGCTTGTTCGGGGTGACGCG
This DNA window, taken from Triticum aestivum cultivar Chinese Spring chromosome 1D, IWGSC CS RefSeq v2.1, whole genome shotgun sequence, encodes the following:
- the LOC123183268 gene encoding WRKY transcription factor 28; translated protein: MSGSAAASGGDLGGGQIYGDHVFFQSQSACGGGDGGGVIPSTYSSITDYLHGLLDPAELAKHLDVPPCYPTMRDAIGAVATPVTPNSSTSGEAAGAESHGCKRGSPSPEEGDEDRSADHGSCRSEKKKTKEGKREKKPRGSRVAFATKSEVDHLDDGYRWRKYGQKAVKNSSFPRSYYRCTAAQCGVKKLVERSQQDPSTVVTTYEGRHAHPSPVAAHCGSRMLMGTGVDTVYSLDVLQHQHRGFFPAGTDVYGRMCAPPSTAASVVAHRSSEYGGMQAQAGLLPDAVMSYEHVHP